AGGCCCCGATCGAACTTCGCGGACATTTCTGGTATAACGCGCCCGCCCGCCACGCCGGCCGGCGCCTGCCGGCGATCGTCGAACTCAATCCGTATCGGCGTCGCGACGGCATGTTGTACGTCGATAGCATGATGTATCCGTGGTTCGCATTCAAGGAATATTTGTGCTTCCGAATCGACTTACAAGGGTCGGGCGATTCGGACGGCTTGTTGTACGACGAATATTCCGACGAAGAGCTCGCCTACTGCGTGCAAGTAGTCGAGCAGATCGCACGGCTTCCGCTATGCGACGGCAACGTCGCGATGATGGGCAAATCGTGGAGCGCGATCAACGCGCTGATGGTCGCCGCGCGCGACGACGTGCCGAAAGCGTTGCGCACCGTCCTCTTTTGTTGCGGTACCGACGATCGGTTTAACGACGACGTACATTATAAGGGCGGCACTATGATGTACGACAACGTTAGTTGGGCCGAATCGATGTGGGGATGGATGCCGATGCCGCCGGATCCCGCCGTCGTCGGCGATCGTTGGCAATCGATGTGGCGCGATCGAATCGACGCGTCAAACTTTTGGTTCGACCGTTGGGCGCAGCATCAGACGCGCGATGCGTATTGGCGCGCTACGAGCGTCCGCGATCGCATGTCGAATGTCCACATACCAGTATACGTGCTTTCCGGCTGGCAAGACGGTTATAAAAACCCCGCCGTCCGCATCGTGACGGCGCTCGGCGAGCGCGGCGTTCCTGTCGAAGGCACGATCGGACCGTGGGGTCATAAATACCCCTTCGACGGTTTTCCCGGACCGCGAATCGAATGGTTGGACTACATCGTCACGCATTGGTGGGACCGTTGGCTCAAAGGGCGCACGCCGGAAGCGACGACGCAACGCCCGCAGTTGTTGATTTGGATGGGCGAGTCGCGCGGACCACGGCGCACTCCGGATTATCGCGAGCGCGGCCGATGGGTGGCCGAAGATTGGCGTTGGCAGCAACGCATTCTTCCGCTCGAACTCGCGCTGCTTTCCGGCGCGCGCCTGACGGTACGATCGACGGTTCCGCCGCGATCCGAAGAGCGTTGGTTGCAGGCGTCATCCCAAACGCTCGTAGGGACCGACGTTCTCGAAACGAGCTCGTGGGGCGAGTGCAGCAACCCCGACCTTCCCGGCGACCAGCGCGCGAACGATCGCGCGTCCCTCACCTTCGACACGCCCGCCTTGGCGACCGACGTTGCATGTTTTGGACGTCCGTTGGTGCGACTCGTGATGCGATGTACGAGACCCCTCGGGTCGATCGCCGTCCGCTTGTGTGAAATCGAGCCATTGACCGGGCGCTCGCATATGATCACCTGGAATCTATGGAATCTCGCGTACCGCAACGGCGAGCTCCAACCGCCGGCCGACGTGCCGGTCGGCACGCCCTTTTCGGTAGAGCTGCCGCTCGACGTCATCGGGCACGTTTTTCTGCGCGGATGGCGGATTCGTCTTGCGATCTCGCCCGCATTTACGCCGGCGATGTGGGCCGATGCGCGGCCGTTCGAGATCGGCGTTCTGGCCGGCGCGAATGCAAGCGCTTTGGTGCTGCCGTTGCGAGAGGCACGCGCCGCCGACGCAGCGATCGCGAAGCGCTTTGCAGCTTCCGAAACATCTTACGTCGATCCGGCGACGTACGCTCCGATTCTCAAGACCGTACGCGAAGAATCCAACATACGGACGGCGCACACCGCCGGCAGCGGCGCCACAGCACGGGTCGTGGTGCACAAACTGCTCGACTCCGGCAGCTACGTGTACGGCGGCCTTCTCGACGGATTGCTGGTCGACGAACGCGCCGAAGAA
The nucleotide sequence above comes from Candidatus Tumulicola sp.. Encoded proteins:
- a CDS encoding CocE/NonD family hydrolase, which gives rise to MTERSPLDRRTFLSVTAGGLLAGPLLPNAASAFDCDAGVRLLHVPLEVVPQPEAISFRVAYPGKAPIELRGHFWYNAPARHAGRRLPAIVELNPYRRRDGMLYVDSMMYPWFAFKEYLCFRIDLQGSGDSDGLLYDEYSDEELAYCVQVVEQIARLPLCDGNVAMMGKSWSAINALMVAARDDVPKALRTVLFCCGTDDRFNDDVHYKGGTMMYDNVSWAESMWGWMPMPPDPAVVGDRWQSMWRDRIDASNFWFDRWAQHQTRDAYWRATSVRDRMSNVHIPVYVLSGWQDGYKNPAVRIVTALGERGVPVEGTIGPWGHKYPFDGFPGPRIEWLDYIVTHWWDRWLKGRTPEATTQRPQLLIWMGESRGPRRTPDYRERGRWVAEDWRWQQRILPLELALLSGARLTVRSTVPPRSEERWLQASSQTLVGTDVLETSSWGECSNPDLPGDQRANDRASLTFDTPALATDVACFGRPLVRLVMRCTRPLGSIAVRLCEIEPLTGRSHMITWNLWNLAYRNGELQPPADVPVGTPFSVELPLDVIGHVFLRGWRIRLAISPAFTPAMWADARPFEIGVLAGANASALVLPLREARAADAAIAKRFAASETSYVDPATYAPILKTVREESNIRTAHTAGSGATARVVVHKLLDSGSYVYGGLLDGLLVDERAEEGFTITRGNPLSAVATSRYDSRLQRGSWDVRAVTATEVRAAGTPSHPEFRYRATIDAYSGGEPFAHREIEGRIPRRWI